One part of the Burkholderia vietnamiensis LMG 10929 genome encodes these proteins:
- a CDS encoding NADP-dependent oxidoreductase: MKALTFKRYGKSPEIGFAEVPRPTLKPDELLVEVHAAGVNPIDNMIPTGMFKPVLKFQLPATMGSDLAGIVIDVGSRVTRFKKGDAIFASLFDLGRGSIAEFAVVPESAAAPKPDNLDFVQAASVPMVALTSWQALKERANLQAGQKVFIPAGSGGIGTFAIQLAKYFGAKVGTNTSTGNIPLVTNLGADEVVDYKKQEFEKVLRGYDVVIGTIRGDAIEKSIGILNTGSKVVSLIGPLDAAFARARGLNFVLRFVFGLMSRKIMRLAKKRDVTYSFLFVRPDGAQLAEIGKLLNEPHRESWRLVGLS, encoded by the coding sequence ATGAAAGCACTCACATTCAAACGCTATGGCAAATCACCCGAGATTGGGTTCGCGGAAGTTCCGCGCCCCACGCTAAAGCCCGACGAACTGCTGGTTGAAGTTCACGCTGCGGGGGTGAACCCGATCGACAACATGATTCCGACGGGAATGTTCAAACCCGTATTGAAGTTCCAACTGCCCGCAACTATGGGTAGCGATCTGGCTGGCATTGTGATCGATGTTGGCAGTCGCGTAACCCGCTTCAAGAAAGGCGACGCTATCTTTGCAAGTCTGTTCGACCTTGGAAGAGGATCTATCGCCGAATTCGCCGTTGTACCGGAGAGTGCAGCAGCCCCAAAACCGGATAATCTCGACTTCGTGCAGGCCGCCTCAGTTCCAATGGTCGCACTCACTTCCTGGCAAGCGCTGAAGGAACGTGCCAATCTTCAGGCGGGTCAGAAGGTATTCATTCCTGCGGGGTCCGGCGGCATTGGCACTTTTGCGATCCAATTGGCCAAGTATTTTGGTGCTAAAGTGGGGACCAACACCAGCACGGGTAATATCCCATTGGTTACAAACTTGGGTGCGGACGAGGTAGTCGACTACAAGAAGCAAGAGTTCGAGAAAGTGTTGCGCGGCTACGATGTGGTGATTGGTACGATCAGGGGTGATGCGATTGAGAAATCAATCGGCATCCTGAATACCGGAAGCAAGGTCGTCTCTCTTATCGGGCCGCTGGACGCGGCGTTCGCCCGTGCTCGCGGGCTGAACTTCGTCCTGAGGTTCGTATTCGGCCTAATGAGCCGCAAGATCATGCGTCTTGCGAAAAAGCGGGACGTCACCTACTCATTTCTCTTCGTCCGCCCTGACGGTGCTCAACTCGCCGAGATCGGCAAACTGCTCAATGAACCGCACCGGGAATCGTGGAGGCTGGTTGGTTTAAGTTAA
- a CDS encoding YkgJ family cysteine cluster protein translates to MHLDCQSCGGCCAYSDTWPEFLEEDTCDGIPEEMCNCETGRMKCASDRCVALVGEIGVEVSCSVYEHRPSVCRAFAAGSDACRQVRTFFEL, encoded by the coding sequence ATGCATTTAGATTGCCAATCCTGCGGTGGGTGCTGCGCGTACTCGGACACGTGGCCCGAGTTCCTCGAAGAGGACACGTGCGATGGCATTCCGGAGGAGATGTGCAATTGTGAAACCGGTCGTATGAAGTGCGCCAGTGATCGCTGCGTCGCGCTGGTGGGCGAGATCGGGGTCGAGGTGTCATGCTCCGTCTACGAGCATCGACCAAGCGTGTGTCGAGCGTTCGCTGCCGGCTCGGATGCCTGTCGTCAGGTTCGGACATTTTTTGAGCTGTAG
- a CDS encoding tyrosine-type recombinase/integrase codes for MSFADWIDIGATPPQRLPGEADAVTAYLTDALGHVVYTRWNLATVKQRYPSLAEAKAAKPAVMRLLLDQSTAVEYWDRGRARVVPATEAPAPNTIVERVLRAHARRFKRDPGDVSISTIGERKQETLLVAGLGGSLLQWVARAGRYANPGSATNTLGVGDDAQAIALFLRDRGSRSSHTTRAYVTEIRRLAAWCIAHELGPFSDLTRHDLLAYRHTLHHPARDVNGGDARSLTAASQARALAVVASLFRYWTETGYLTANPAAGLVRGQRRHAGVASSRILTAAQLAACDAKVNEVMADIDPVVAARRRAIWMLYRYAGVRLVELVWSDDQKLPVVEAESDGRWTLHVFGKGQKTRAIPLPQGCVSVLQAYRQLRGLPAHPESGEREALIHGLKGGSLQSSGLYDEVKAIFVVAAATLQYTDPGGAATLRRASPHWLRHTYARTLVVDRQVPLPAAQALLGHASIQTTAGYAKTDLSQLRAFVDRAFSTD; via the coding sequence ATGAGCTTTGCGGACTGGATCGACATTGGTGCGACACCGCCTCAACGGTTGCCCGGCGAGGCGGACGCCGTCACCGCGTATCTGACCGACGCGCTCGGCCATGTCGTCTATACGCGCTGGAACCTCGCGACTGTCAAGCAACGTTATCCGTCGCTTGCAGAAGCGAAGGCCGCGAAGCCGGCGGTGATGCGACTGCTCCTCGACCAGTCGACCGCGGTCGAATACTGGGATCGCGGGCGCGCGCGGGTGGTGCCGGCTACCGAAGCACCCGCACCCAACACGATCGTGGAACGGGTACTGCGCGCGCACGCACGCCGGTTCAAGCGCGACCCGGGCGACGTCTCCATCTCGACCATTGGTGAGAGAAAACAGGAGACCCTGCTTGTTGCTGGCCTCGGGGGGAGTCTCCTGCAGTGGGTGGCGCGCGCGGGCCGCTATGCGAATCCGGGAAGCGCGACGAATACGCTCGGCGTCGGCGACGATGCGCAGGCGATCGCCCTGTTCCTGCGCGATCGCGGCAGTCGGTCGTCACATACGACGCGGGCGTATGTGACGGAGATCCGTCGCCTTGCGGCGTGGTGTATCGCGCATGAACTGGGGCCGTTCTCGGATCTGACTCGTCACGATCTGCTTGCGTACCGACACACGCTGCATCATCCCGCGCGCGACGTCAACGGCGGTGACGCGCGAAGCCTGACGGCGGCGTCGCAAGCGCGCGCGCTTGCGGTCGTCGCCAGCCTGTTCCGGTACTGGACGGAGACCGGCTATCTGACTGCGAATCCGGCCGCCGGCCTGGTGCGCGGGCAACGCCGGCATGCCGGCGTTGCCTCCAGCCGCATACTGACGGCCGCACAGCTCGCTGCTTGTGACGCGAAGGTCAACGAGGTAATGGCTGATATCGATCCCGTCGTGGCTGCACGGCGCCGGGCTATCTGGATGCTGTATCGCTATGCGGGTGTGCGCCTCGTCGAGTTGGTCTGGTCCGACGATCAGAAACTTCCCGTCGTTGAAGCGGAGTCCGACGGCCGCTGGACCCTGCACGTATTTGGTAAAGGGCAGAAAACCCGCGCCATCCCGCTGCCACAGGGCTGCGTGTCGGTGCTGCAGGCGTACCGACAGCTGCGTGGCTTGCCGGCACATCCCGAATCCGGCGAGCGCGAGGCACTGATTCATGGCCTCAAGGGCGGCTCGCTGCAAAGCTCGGGCCTGTACGATGAAGTGAAGGCGATCTTTGTGGTGGCGGCTGCGACGCTCCAGTACACCGATCCGGGTGGCGCGGCGACGCTGCGCCGTGCGTCGCCGCACTGGCTGCGCCACACCTACGCGCGTACATTAGTGGTCGACCGACAAGTGCCATTGCCTGCTGCGCAGGCTCTACTCGGGCACGCGTCGATCCAGACCACCGCCGGTTACGCAAAAACCGATTTGTCGCAGTTGCGCGCGTTCGTCGATCGCGCGTTTTCGACTGACTAG
- a CDS encoding H-NS family nucleoid-associated regulatory protein yields the protein MTTELQDLQAQLRGLNIRLADVKKDEKQAYLAGVQERVALYGITEDELLRAAGFRKARKRQAQAKYYDPSSGKQWSGFGPRPKWLEGKNLDDYLIERAAKSWWPGEHA from the coding sequence GTGACGACCGAACTACAAGACCTACAGGCTCAGCTCCGCGGCTTGAATATTCGACTCGCGGACGTGAAGAAGGACGAGAAGCAGGCGTATTTGGCCGGCGTCCAGGAGCGCGTTGCGCTCTACGGCATCACCGAAGATGAACTGCTACGCGCGGCCGGCTTCCGGAAAGCGCGCAAACGGCAGGCGCAAGCGAAGTACTACGACCCCTCGTCGGGTAAGCAATGGTCGGGATTCGGCCCAAGACCGAAATGGCTCGAAGGCAAGAATCTCGACGACTACCTGATTGAGCGTGCGGCGAAATCGTGGTGGCCCGGAGAACACGCCTGA
- a CDS encoding ArsO family NAD(P)H-dependent flavin-containing monooxygenase has translation MPTHVDVVVIGGGQAGLATAYFLRRAGIDYLVLDDQSAPGGAWRHTWESLHLFSPAEWSSLPGWQMPASQDIYPSRNDVIDYLVNYEHRYHLPVQRSVHVEAVSRNREGLLVSTDRGEWLAQAVVSATGTWSAPYIPDYPGRELFRGRQTHSAQYRNPDDLLGQNVLVVGGGNSGAQILAEVSMVCNATWVTLHEPVFLPDDVDGRILFERATAKWKALRDGQATGVPVGGLGDVVMVAPVRDARARGVLHAVRPFSRFDADGVVWVDGSHAHVDAVIWCTGFRPALGHLDALQIRDADGRVATDGTRARDEPRLWLVGYGEWCGAASATLIGVMRGARDTAREIAEYLRIQEQEASAPPSMSGGGTQ, from the coding sequence ATGCCGACGCACGTTGACGTCGTGGTGATCGGGGGCGGCCAAGCCGGGCTCGCCACCGCATACTTCCTGCGCCGCGCGGGGATTGACTACCTCGTGCTGGATGACCAAAGCGCACCCGGCGGCGCTTGGCGTCACACATGGGAATCCCTGCACCTGTTCTCGCCAGCGGAGTGGAGTTCACTGCCGGGCTGGCAGATGCCGGCCTCGCAGGATATCTATCCGTCGCGCAACGACGTCATCGACTATCTGGTGAACTACGAGCATCGTTACCATCTCCCGGTACAACGCTCCGTTCATGTCGAAGCCGTTTCTCGCAACCGCGAGGGTTTGCTCGTCAGCACGGATCGTGGTGAGTGGCTTGCCCAAGCGGTCGTGAGCGCGACCGGCACCTGGAGCGCCCCCTATATCCCGGACTATCCCGGACGCGAGCTCTTTCGCGGTCGCCAGACGCATTCGGCACAGTATCGAAATCCGGACGATTTGCTCGGACAAAACGTGCTGGTCGTCGGCGGTGGCAACTCGGGGGCGCAGATCCTGGCGGAGGTATCAATGGTCTGCAACGCCACATGGGTAACGTTGCACGAGCCGGTGTTTCTTCCAGACGACGTCGATGGCCGGATCCTGTTCGAACGCGCGACCGCCAAATGGAAAGCGCTCCGCGATGGGCAAGCGACGGGAGTTCCGGTAGGCGGATTGGGCGACGTCGTGATGGTGGCACCGGTGCGAGACGCGCGTGCGCGAGGCGTGCTGCACGCCGTACGGCCGTTCTCGCGCTTCGATGCAGACGGAGTCGTGTGGGTCGATGGCTCGCATGCTCACGTCGACGCCGTGATCTGGTGCACCGGTTTCCGTCCCGCGCTCGGCCATCTCGATGCGCTGCAGATCCGGGACGCCGACGGGCGGGTGGCGACGGACGGCACCCGCGCCAGGGATGAGCCTCGCTTATGGCTGGTCGGCTATGGCGAATGGTGCGGCGCTGCGTCGGCCACGCTCATTGGTGTGATGCGCGGCGCACGTGACACGGCCCGCGAAATTGCCGAATATCTGCGGATTCAAGAGCAAGAAGCTTCAGCGCCGCCCTCCATGTCAGGAGGGGGCACTCAGTGA
- a CDS encoding alpha/beta fold hydrolase — protein sequence MKSINPDTQSATSFARAPNNFVKAAGTTFAYRELGPHGGIPLVLLNHWGAVLDNFDPRIVDGLAHKHRVIAVDYRGIGLSGGIAPVTVGEMARDTIALIHAMGFDRVDLLGFSLGGFVAQDVALKAPGLVRKLILTGTGPAGGHGIDRVGAVSWPLMLKGLLTLRDPKAYLFFTSTTNGRRAASAFLKRLKERKTGRDKGPTPRAFLHQLRAIKAWGQQAPQDLTNLPMPVLIANGDNDIMVPTALSHDMAHRIPDAQLIIYQDAGHGGIFQHYTSFVPTALEFLSQ from the coding sequence ATGAAGAGCATCAACCCAGACACCCAATCGGCAACGTCGTTTGCTCGAGCACCGAACAACTTCGTCAAGGCGGCTGGAACCACCTTCGCCTACCGCGAACTGGGTCCGCACGGCGGAATTCCTTTAGTCTTACTAAATCATTGGGGAGCCGTGCTGGACAACTTCGACCCGCGCATCGTCGATGGCTTGGCTCACAAGCATCGAGTTATCGCCGTCGACTATCGTGGAATTGGCTTATCCGGCGGTATCGCTCCGGTGACCGTGGGCGAGATGGCGCGCGACACCATTGCGCTGATTCACGCAATGGGTTTTGATCGAGTCGATCTGCTTGGCTTCTCGCTTGGCGGATTCGTGGCGCAGGACGTGGCTCTCAAGGCGCCAGGCTTGGTGCGCAAGCTCATCCTCACTGGCACGGGTCCCGCCGGTGGTCACGGCATTGATCGTGTGGGTGCCGTGTCCTGGCCACTTATGCTGAAAGGTCTGTTAACGCTGCGCGATCCAAAGGCCTATCTGTTCTTCACCTCCACAACCAATGGCCGTCGGGCAGCAAGCGCCTTCTTGAAGCGGTTGAAGGAACGTAAGACTGGCCGTGACAAGGGGCCGACACCTCGCGCCTTCCTCCATCAACTCAGGGCGATCAAGGCTTGGGGCCAGCAGGCGCCCCAGGACCTCACCAATCTGCCTATGCCAGTCCTGATCGCCAATGGGGATAACGACATCATGGTGCCCACCGCTCTGAGCCACGATATGGCCCACCGCATCCCCGATGCACAACTCATCATTTATCAGGACGCCGGCCACGGTGGAATCTTCCAGCATTACACCAGCTTCGTACCCACGGCACTTGAGTTCCTATCGCAATGA
- a CDS encoding TetR/AcrR family transcriptional regulator — MKRSITRSKEATHERIVDAGARVIRRSGYDGVAIADIMKQAGLTHGGFYGHFASREAMLVELADRAGADAIATFSRCTAAVPAEHALRALLRAYLSKEHVKNPEAGCPIAALGTEMPRQAPVVRRAITRRIKDMIEVVSRQSADWGEPDAHKRALAIAATMIGAVILARAVDEEPLSDSMLEAALEHLACGAD; from the coding sequence ATGAAACGATCCATCACCCGATCAAAGGAAGCCACGCACGAGCGCATCGTCGACGCTGGCGCGCGCGTGATCCGTCGCAGCGGGTATGACGGCGTCGCCATTGCCGACATCATGAAGCAAGCGGGCCTCACCCACGGCGGGTTTTACGGACATTTCGCGTCAAGAGAGGCAATGCTGGTCGAACTGGCGGATCGCGCAGGCGCCGATGCCATCGCCACCTTTTCGCGCTGTACGGCCGCCGTGCCCGCCGAGCATGCCCTGCGGGCGCTCTTACGAGCTTATCTGTCCAAGGAGCATGTAAAGAACCCGGAGGCCGGTTGCCCAATCGCCGCACTGGGAACGGAGATGCCGCGTCAAGCGCCGGTTGTACGACGCGCCATAACGCGCCGTATCAAAGACATGATCGAAGTTGTCTCCCGCCAATCGGCCGATTGGGGCGAGCCCGACGCGCACAAGCGTGCCTTGGCGATCGCGGCAACGATGATTGGGGCCGTGATCCTGGCGCGGGCTGTCGACGAAGAGCCGTTGTCCGACTCGATGCTTGAAGCAGCTCTCGAGCATCTTGCTTGCGGCGCGGATTGA
- a CDS encoding SOS response-associated peptidase family protein, protein MCYSAKIQANYREYVRRYGAEMDIETFRRLFFARAAGSDIKIPKAVDAALVGVDEEISAAIAAYRSQRTRKLETDLFEQRTRLAAAEKKLAVKITKKAGEDVRIAIDKIEAVQRGLDDLRRQDLQERDSRIFPGWYAPVLIELDGKRIVVPMRYRCRLPGWTEADEKQKPGTYNARLDSLSTAWRKVFGFTHGLVFVDAFFENVKRDGQNVVLRFDPTPPQSMQVACLWTRTEIQGGDDPPPKVEAAGHDRCV, encoded by the coding sequence ATGTGCTATTCGGCAAAGATCCAAGCCAACTATCGTGAGTACGTGCGACGTTACGGTGCCGAGATGGACATCGAGACGTTCCGCCGCCTGTTCTTCGCGCGTGCGGCCGGGAGCGACATCAAGATTCCGAAGGCGGTGGACGCGGCGCTCGTAGGTGTCGACGAGGAAATCTCGGCCGCAATCGCCGCGTATCGAAGCCAGCGAACACGGAAGCTCGAGACCGATCTGTTCGAGCAGCGCACTCGGCTCGCCGCGGCAGAGAAGAAGCTCGCCGTGAAAATCACAAAGAAGGCTGGCGAGGACGTCAGGATCGCCATCGACAAGATCGAAGCCGTGCAGCGCGGGCTGGATGATCTTCGCCGTCAGGATCTACAGGAGCGCGATTCCCGGATTTTCCCCGGCTGGTACGCTCCTGTGCTCATCGAACTCGACGGCAAGCGCATTGTCGTGCCGATGCGATACCGGTGCCGTCTGCCAGGCTGGACCGAGGCAGACGAGAAGCAGAAGCCCGGGACTTACAACGCGCGGCTGGACAGTCTGTCGACGGCTTGGCGCAAGGTCTTCGGATTCACGCATGGCCTCGTATTCGTCGACGCCTTTTTCGAAAACGTTAAGCGCGACGGCCAGAACGTCGTGCTGCGTTTCGATCCGACGCCGCCGCAATCGATGCAGGTCGCGTGCCTGTGGACGCGCACCGAGATCCAGGGCGGCGACGACCCACCGCCGAAAGTGGAGGCAGCTGGCCACGACAGATGTGTCTGA
- a CDS encoding IS5 family transposase yields MDEMQEPLFTTVKLEDFVPADHPLRPLRLLVNQALKRLNGLFSTIYADSGRASIAPEKLLRALLLQVFYSVRSERMLMEQMRYNLLFRWFVGLAIEDAVWDHSVFSKNRDRLLEHEVVEAFFTEVMSLADKQGLLSREHFSVDGTLIQAWASHKSFRPKDGSDDPPAGGGRNADTDWKGKRRSNDTHESSTDPDARLFRKGRQSGAILCYQGHILMENRSGLVVGAVVSHADGFGERVSALRLLDCVPGRHAKTLGADKGYDMRDFVRDCRARKVTPHVARNDTHQGGSAIDGRTSRHAGYGISQVIRKRIEEHFGWGKTVGRIRQTAYRGIKRVDQHFKLTMLASNLTRMARILAVVPQGAAR; encoded by the coding sequence ATGGACGAGATGCAAGAACCGCTGTTCACGACGGTAAAGCTGGAAGATTTTGTTCCGGCCGATCACCCATTGAGGCCGCTTCGACTGCTGGTCAATCAAGCGCTGAAGCGACTCAATGGGCTGTTCAGCACGATCTATGCAGACAGCGGTCGAGCATCGATTGCGCCCGAGAAACTGCTGCGTGCGCTGCTGTTGCAAGTGTTTTACTCGGTGCGTAGCGAGCGCATGCTGATGGAACAAATGCGCTACAACTTGCTGTTCCGTTGGTTCGTCGGGCTGGCGATTGAAGACGCCGTCTGGGATCACTCGGTGTTCTCGAAGAACCGCGATCGTTTGCTCGAGCACGAAGTGGTCGAAGCGTTCTTTACCGAAGTCATGAGCTTGGCCGACAAGCAAGGGCTGCTGTCTAGAGAACACTTCTCGGTCGATGGCACGCTGATCCAGGCGTGGGCCAGCCACAAGAGCTTCCGACCCAAGGACGGTTCGGACGATCCACCGGCCGGCGGTGGCCGCAATGCCGACACCGACTGGAAAGGCAAGCGGCGCAGCAACGACACGCACGAATCGAGTACCGATCCGGATGCGCGTCTGTTCCGAAAGGGGCGGCAAAGCGGAGCCATCCTTTGTTATCAGGGGCACATCCTGATGGAGAACCGCTCGGGCTTGGTGGTCGGCGCAGTGGTCAGCCACGCTGACGGTTTCGGCGAACGTGTAAGTGCATTGCGCCTGCTCGACTGTGTGCCGGGTCGTCACGCCAAGACGCTCGGCGCCGACAAGGGTTACGACATGCGCGACTTTGTCCGGGATTGCCGGGCTCGCAAAGTGACGCCACACGTCGCGCGCAACGACACGCATCAAGGCGGCAGCGCGATCGACGGCCGCACTTCGCGACACGCCGGCTATGGCATCAGCCAAGTCATTCGCAAGCGCATCGAAGAGCACTTCGGCTGGGGCAAGACCGTCGGCAGGATTCGACAGACTGCGTATCGCGGCATCAAACGGGTCGACCAGCACTTCAAACTGACGATGCTGGCGAGCAACCTGACTCGAATGGCTCGAATACTGGCAGTGGTGCCACAAGGAGCGGCGCGATGA
- a CDS encoding quinone oxidoreductase family protein: MKAVRFYKTGGPETLVYEDVPDPSLADDEVLIRVEAAGVNFADVMRRRGDDYPEPSPTPFTLGAEVAGTIAAVGKAVTSLPVGTPVMAAPGAGGYAQYARVPAGIVIPLPPGLDAVRASALVAHGLTAALVLRKAARLLPGETVLVEAAAGGVGSLAVQLAKLYGAGKVIAAASTPAKRALAESLGADATVDYTAPDWAAQVRALTNDKGVDIVLETAGGDNLAEAFKSMAPFGRLIFIGQSSGKSSLIDPWTLTVPNHTITSFYVGAYLAFSELIQSTLSELIGLVLSGKVTLQTEMVLPLSQAAEAHRLLEGRHTMGKVVLQPWA; encoded by the coding sequence ATGAAAGCAGTTCGATTTTATAAGACTGGAGGCCCTGAAACTCTGGTTTATGAGGATGTGCCAGATCCCTCACTCGCCGACGACGAGGTTCTCATTCGCGTCGAAGCGGCTGGAGTGAACTTCGCCGATGTCATGCGTCGTCGCGGCGACGACTATCCCGAGCCGTCCCCCACGCCGTTCACGCTCGGCGCCGAGGTGGCCGGCACAATCGCTGCTGTCGGCAAGGCGGTGACTTCGCTCCCTGTAGGTACGCCGGTGATGGCCGCCCCAGGAGCGGGGGGATATGCTCAATACGCCCGTGTGCCAGCTGGCATTGTGATACCGCTGCCACCCGGGCTCGACGCTGTACGCGCGTCGGCGTTGGTTGCCCACGGTTTGACCGCTGCCTTGGTACTTCGCAAGGCAGCTCGACTTCTACCTGGCGAAACTGTATTGGTAGAAGCTGCTGCGGGCGGTGTAGGTTCGCTCGCCGTACAACTTGCCAAGCTTTATGGCGCGGGCAAGGTCATCGCTGCCGCTAGCACCCCTGCGAAACGGGCCTTGGCCGAAAGTTTGGGGGCGGATGCGACCGTAGACTATACAGCCCCCGATTGGGCCGCTCAAGTACGCGCGCTGACCAACGACAAGGGTGTCGATATAGTCCTGGAGACAGCCGGTGGTGACAATCTTGCCGAGGCGTTCAAGTCTATGGCGCCGTTCGGGCGCTTGATCTTCATCGGCCAGTCGAGTGGCAAATCCAGCCTGATTGATCCATGGACTCTGACGGTCCCCAACCACACCATCACCAGTTTTTATGTCGGCGCGTACCTGGCTTTCTCCGAGCTGATTCAGTCGACGCTGTCGGAACTCATCGGACTGGTCTTATCCGGCAAAGTGACGCTGCAAACAGAAATGGTGTTACCGCTCTCGCAAGCCGCCGAAGCACATCGCCTGCTCGAAGGACGTCATACCATGGGCAAGGTAGTTCTCCAACCGTGGGCGTGA
- a CDS encoding DNA-binding protein, whose translation MPRPAATTPDQIRSTVLAMLAEAGDATPATGARFRKLVSVRKLRARLGAGDPATLSRALNAIEAEVVRSGLSEIAIPGVPPEIAEQMHALWQAAVAVQLDDVVRLKREAQEAIDAADAARTDAEMRVELLRQEITELRSALTARDAELADVRAQHALVQERCATLDAAAVECQAALDAAVTKHAELDRAHVEALAAAQHRYEALSKQLLQETAHQREALKKEHAQSASQLKFAERRIAALEAERDRLDGELAHEREARQRAVGEALALKAVNAQQHAQLGDLLRDIAPKPGRATTHAGLASAKRTASGTAAKRKSK comes from the coding sequence ATGCCTCGTCCGGCTGCCACTACCCCCGACCAGATCCGTTCAACGGTGCTTGCGATGCTGGCCGAGGCCGGCGATGCGACGCCTGCAACCGGCGCCCGCTTCCGGAAGTTGGTGTCCGTCCGCAAGCTGCGGGCGCGGCTCGGCGCCGGCGACCCCGCCACACTGTCGCGCGCACTGAACGCCATCGAGGCCGAGGTCGTGCGGTCCGGGCTCAGCGAAATCGCGATACCCGGCGTTCCGCCCGAAATCGCCGAACAGATGCACGCGCTTTGGCAGGCGGCCGTGGCCGTTCAGCTGGACGATGTCGTGCGACTCAAGCGCGAGGCACAGGAGGCGATCGACGCAGCCGACGCTGCCCGCACCGACGCCGAGATGCGGGTCGAATTGCTGCGGCAGGAAATCACGGAGTTGCGGTCGGCGCTGACGGCACGCGACGCCGAGCTGGCGGATGTGCGCGCGCAGCACGCGCTCGTACAGGAGCGCTGCGCGACACTCGACGCCGCGGCCGTCGAGTGCCAGGCCGCACTGGATGCGGCGGTGACCAAGCATGCCGAGCTCGACCGGGCCCATGTGGAAGCGCTGGCGGCCGCGCAGCACCGCTACGAAGCGCTGTCGAAGCAGTTGCTGCAGGAAACCGCGCACCAGCGCGAGGCCCTGAAAAAAGAACACGCGCAGTCCGCCTCGCAGCTCAAATTCGCCGAGCGCCGGATTGCGGCGCTCGAGGCCGAACGCGACCGGCTGGATGGTGAGCTCGCCCACGAACGCGAAGCCCGACAGCGGGCGGTTGGCGAAGCCCTCGCGCTGAAAGCCGTCAACGCGCAGCAACATGCCCAGCTCGGCGATTTGCTGCGTGACATCGCGCCGAAACCGGGTCGGGCCACCACGCACGCCGGTCTCGCAAGTGCCAAACGCACCGCCAGCGGCACGGCCGCGAAACGCAAGAGCAAGTAA
- a CDS encoding IS3 family transposase (programmed frameshift) — protein sequence MNKKPSKFSPEVRERAVRLVREQRSEHPSMWAAVESIAPMIGCTPQTLLDWVKRDEVDRGERDGVSTAERERIKALEREVKELRRTNEILKLASAFFGPGGARPPFQVLKAFIDQHRDTFGVEPICKVLRIAPSGYRRHAAQLRDPSKRCARAKRDELLQPEIKRVWQANMQVYGVPKVWKQMNREGIAVARCTVGRLMKLQGLRGAVRGKRVRTTIPEVTAPRPLDRVNRQFKADRPNQLWVSDFTYVSTWQGWLYVAFVIDVFARRIVGWRVSSSMTTDFVLDALEQALYARQPGEDGTLIHHSDRGSQYVSIRYSERLAEAGIEPSVGSRGDSYDNALAETINGLYKTELIHRRAPWKTRESVELATLEWVAWYNRHRLMEPLGYIPPAEAEANYYRQLRNAADVSALT from the exons ATGAACAAGAAGCCAAGCAAGTTTTCCCCGGAAGTCCGAGAGCGCGCAGTGCGCCTCGTACGCGAGCAGCGTAGCGAGCACCCGTCGATGTGGGCGGCAGTCGAATCGATTGCGCCGATGATCGGCTGCACGCCGCAGACGTTGTTGGATTGGGTTAAGCGCGACGAGGTCGACCGTGGAGAGCGCGATGGCGTGAGTACGGCCGAGCGTGAACGCATCAAGGCCTTGGAGCGCGAGGTCAAGGAACTGCGCCGGACCAATGAGATTCTCAAACTGGCGAGCGCGTTTTTCG GCCCAGGCGGAGCTCGACCGCCGTTTCAAGTCCTGAAGGCCTTCATTGATCAGCATCGCGACACCTTCGGGGTCGAGCCGATCTGCAAGGTCTTGCGGATTGCCCCGTCGGGCTACCGACGCCATGCAGCACAACTTCGCGATCCGTCGAAGCGCTGCGCCCGCGCGAAACGCGATGAGCTTTTGCAACCGGAGATCAAGCGTGTCTGGCAGGCCAACATGCAGGTCTACGGCGTGCCGAAGGTCTGGAAGCAGATGAACCGGGAAGGCATTGCAGTGGCACGCTGCACGGTCGGACGGTTGATGAAACTGCAGGGCTTGCGTGGCGCAGTTCGCGGTAAGCGTGTTCGCACGACGATTCCCGAGGTGACCGCGCCGCGCCCGCTGGACCGAGTCAACCGGCAGTTCAAGGCTGACCGACCGAATCAGCTCTGGGTGTCGGATTTTACGTATGTCTCGACATGGCAAGGCTGGCTGTACGTGGCATTCGTGATCGACGTGTTTGCCCGCCGTATTGTTGGCTGGCGCGTCAGCTCGTCGATGACCACGGACTTCGTTCTGGATGCACTTGAACAAGCGCTGTACGCCCGCCAACCGGGTGAGGACGGGACTTTGATTCATCATTCCGACAGAGGGTCTCAATACGTCAGCATCCGCTACAGCGAACGGCTGGCTGAGGCCGGCATCGAGCCGTCGGTCGGCAGCCGGGGCGACAGCTACGACAATGCGCTGGCCGAGACGATCAACGGCCTGTACAAGACGGAACTGATTCATCGGCGCGCCCCTTGGAAAACGAGGGAATCCGTCGAACTGGCAACGCTGGAATGGGTCGCCTGGTACAACCGTCATCGGCTGATGGAACCGCTCGGCTATATCCCGCCTGCTGAAGCTGAGGCAAACTACTACAGGCAACTCAGAAATGCCGCTGACGTGTCCGCATTAACTTAA